The following proteins are co-located in the Luteitalea sp. genome:
- a CDS encoding protein TolR has protein sequence MGGRRGRMYHVAPSLSEINVVPLVDVMLVLLIIFMVAAPLMTRGMDVALPEARNSPVLEKERVFVTIPANFAEKRQVQLDDDPVGIEFLEERVRQLMVDRSDKSVYLRSDGTVTMAQAVAVMDLLKGAGVQNVAMVTRLPGER, from the coding sequence ATGGGTGGACGGCGGGGTCGCATGTACCACGTGGCGCCCAGCTTGTCGGAAATCAACGTCGTGCCGCTCGTCGACGTGATGCTGGTGCTCCTGATCATCTTCATGGTGGCCGCGCCGTTGATGACGCGCGGCATGGACGTCGCGCTGCCAGAGGCGCGCAACTCGCCCGTGCTCGAGAAGGAGCGCGTCTTTGTGACGATCCCAGCCAACTTTGCTGAGAAACGCCAAGTACAGCTCGACGATGATCCGGTTGGGATCGAATTTCTTGAGGAGCGCGTACGTCAGCTCATGGTCGACCGCTCGGACAAGAGCGTCTACCTCCGGTCCGACGGAACGGTGACGATGGCGCAAGCCGTCGCGGTGATGGATCTCCTGAAGGGGGCGGGTGTCCAGAACGTCGCCATGGTGACGCGGTTACCTGGAGAGCGGTAA